From Centropristis striata isolate RG_2023a ecotype Rhode Island chromosome 16, C.striata_1.0, whole genome shotgun sequence, a single genomic window includes:
- the zpcx gene encoding zona pellucida protein C, protein MLADLPPMMIVPKVEVSCDESKLTLLVDKRANNLVLTGEEIQLGNGCYSNRELPNQFVFTYGLDECGTTPVKQNGLLMFTNSLHLNLKKPLPNWWQTLPTVHISCIPKKSYLNYYDSSTFPENSKTFNIKAMNPSWTSPAESNVYKRGQVVNLQVSAKTRPEQQLFIQSCFVSASPEHQSRLKHAVIMNKGCTAPLGSRHAVVRFVESNKADVVNFVVNTSYLISEMYIHCSVLLSDHGVNSGSKSCNYNLIESRWEDLGGNVEVCECCSSRCKGLSVKYIPEDAKAIISAGPFVIVDNNGAASPEPSVSEPQQASSTPVAADSVQTDGAATEGSIVSGTSVSRPPQGVVVVSQDPANKLTLWLPGQVQDPKHDENLGSKSEDTFEASNAVSKDLPELQPATDQQSLQKLPTNMIAGQSANELGSDAPMFDLNLLTLVDGWIIPPLMGKAAFTDESQTKRRFIRSGMFDKETPQEFDLPLTAEITMSVLNPTDCNQIGDKMADAAVLPQEEENDAQPIIRSKLQFSKGTDGSKTLSYEEEVVKHEGKGVARRDVKQEPKHGGLRSAFLDLLRRMDKAE, encoded by the exons ATGCTGGCTGATTTACCTCCCATGATGATCGTTCCCAAGGTAGAGGTGTCTTGTGATGAATCCAAGCTAACTCTGCTGGTTGATAAGAGAGCCAACAATCTTGTTCTGACTGGAGAGGAAATCCAGTTGGGTAATGGATGCTATAGCAATAGAGAGCTCCCGAATCAGTTTGTCTTCACTTACGGTTTGGATGAGTGTGGAACTACCCCTGTG AAGCAGAATGGCTTGTTGATGTTTACCAACTCCCTCCATCTGAATCTCAAAAAACCTCTCCCCAACTGGTGGCAAACTCTTCCTACCGTGCACATATCCTGCATCCCAAAGAA GTCTTATCTGAACTACTATGACTCATCAACGTTTCCTGAGAATAGCAAGACCTTTAACATCAAAGCCATGAATC CATCCTGGACCAGCCCTGCAGAGTCTAATGTCTATAAAAGAGGCCAGGTTGTAAACCTCCAGGTTTCAGCCAAAACCAGGCCAGAGCAGCAGCTTTTCATCCAGTCCTGCTTCGTCTCTGCATCTCCTGAGCATCAGAGTAGACTCAAACATGCAGTCATCATGAATAAAGG GTGCACAGCCCCGTTGGGTTCTCGTCATGCCGTTGTGCGATTTGTGGAGTCCAACAAAGCAGATGTggttaattttgttgtgaacaCATCTTATCTTATTTCTGAG ATGTACATCCACTGCAGTGTCCTCCTCTCTGACCATGGTGTCAACTCTGGCTCTAAATCCTGCAACTATAACCTGATTGAGTCAAG GTGGGAGGATCTTGGTGGGAATGTAGAGGTGTGCGAGTGCTGCAGCTCAAGATGTAAAGGCCTGTCTGTCAAATACATTCCTGAAG ATGCAAAGGCCATCATCAGTGCTGGCCCCTTTGTCATTGTGGACAATAATGGCGCAGCAAGTCCTGAGCCTTCTGTCTCTGAACCGCAACAAGCCTCCAGCACTCCTGTTGCAGCCGACTCCGTGCAAACTGATGGTGCAGCCACTGAAGGCTCAATTGTTTCTGGTACTTCTGTATCCAGACCTCCTCAGGGTGTGGTGGTGGTGAGTCAGGACCCAGCTAACAAACTGACCCTCTGGCTACCTGGACAGGTGCAAGATCCAAAACACGATGAGAATCTTGGTTCCAAATCTGAAGACACTTTTGAGGCAAGCAATGCTGTATCAAAGGACCTTCCTGAGCTGCAACCTGCAACAGATCAGCAGTCCCTTCAGAAGCTGCCCACGAACATGATTGCAGGTCAAAGTGCAAATGAGCTGGGAAGTGACGCTCCTATGTTCGATCTGAATCTTCTCACACTGGTTGATGGCTGGATAATTCCTCCACTAATGGGAAAAGCCGCCTTTACAGATGAATCCCAAACAAAAAGGCGTTTTATAAGATCTGGAATGTTTGACAAAGAGACCCCACAAGAGTTTGACCTCCCTCTGACAGCTGAGATAACCATGAGTGTCCTTAACCCGACTGATTGTAACCAAATTGGAGACAAGATGGCAGATGCAGCTGTGCTCccccaagaagaagaaaatgatgCCCAACCAATAATTCGCTCAAAACTTCAGTTTTCCAAAGGTACTGATGGATCAAAGACTCTGAGTTATGAGGAAGAAGTGGTGAAACATGAAGGGAAAGGAGTGGCGAGAAGAGATGTGAAACAGGAGCCCAAACACGGAGGGCTGCGCTCAGCTTTCCTGGATTTGTTGAG GAGGATGGACAAAGCAGAATAA
- the tmem54a gene encoding transmembrane protein 54a produces the protein MVNLGVCCANLKDNKALMKMGLGLVLVGHVNFILAALVHGAVLRHINVHSQARTMVYAISNVIAIVAGLVGIIGGITAIVLSKNKRNRILQWVLLVISFMAGLLAVACTLALSVSVVKAISNKGWGLLTHCKHFDKDVGSSSVTYECPFDPTRIYGTTIILWVPLIFMSVVEMVFSFRCFAACTSFLYLCPCRRRPTRARRVRIQRAVETAPSPPPRDPESDAGAEPAEQDELLEDTAVAQSAWL, from the exons ATGGTGAATTTAG GAGTATGCTGTGCCAACCTCAAGGACAACAAAGCCCTGATGAAGATGGGGCTGGGGCTGGTGCTGGTGGGCCATGTCAACTTTATTCTTGCAGCGCTGGTGCACGGCGCCGTGCTCAGGCACATCAACGTGCACTCTCAGGCCCGCACCATGGTGTACGCCATCTCTAATGTCATCGCTATTGTGGCAGGCCTGGTG GGAATCATTGGTGGGATTACTGCTATTGTCCTATCCAAAAACAAGAGGAACAGGATCCTG CAgtgggtcttgttggtcattAGCTTCATGGCAGGTCTCTTGGCGGTGGCCTGCACCCTGGCTCTGTCAGTTTCTGTAGTGAAAGCCATTAGTAACAAAGGCTGGGGCCTGCTGACACACTGCAAGCATTTTGATAAGGATGTCGGCTCTTCCAGCGTCACATACGAATGCCCCTTTGACCCCACCCGTATCTAT GGGACCACAATCATTCTATGGGTTCCTCTAATCTTCATGTCTGTGGTGGAAATGGTGTTCTCCTTCCGCTGCTTCGCTGCCTGTACTTCATTCCTCTACCTCTGTCCGTGCAGGAGGAGGCCGACCCGGGCCAGGAGG GTGCGTATCCAGAGAGCTGTTGAGACAGCACCATCACCCCCACCGCGAGATCCAGAGAGCGACGCTGGAGCGGAGCCGGCAGAGCAGGACGAGCTGCTGGAAGACACTGCAGTGGCGCAAAGTGCATGGCTCTGA
- the LOC131988659 gene encoding probable histone deacetylase 1-B, with protein MALTSQGTKKKVCYYYDGDVGNYYYGQGHPMKPHRIRMTHNLLLNYGLYRKMEIYRPHKASGEEMTKYHSDDYIKFLRSIRPDNMSEYSKQMQRFNVGEDCPVFDGLFEFCQLSGGGSVAGAVKLNKQQTDIAINWAGGLHHAKKSEASGFCYVNDIVLAILELLKYHQRVLYIDIDIHHGDGVEEAFYTTDRVMTVSFHKYGEYFPGTGDLRDIGAGKGKYYAVNYPLRDGIDDESYEAIFKPIMAKVMEMYQPSAVVLQCGADSLSGDRLGCFNLTIKGHAKCVEYMKSFNLPLLMLGGGGYTIRNVARCWTYETAVALDTSIPNELPYNDYFEYFGPDFKLHISPSNMTNQNTNDYLEKIKQRLFENLRMLPHAPGVQMQAIPEDAVQEDSGDEEEDDPNKRISIRAHDKRIACEEEFSDSEDEGEGGRRNAASFKKAKRAKTEGEKEGEEKEKKGEEETKEVKEEEKAPEEEKMDTSKPKEESKTP; from the exons atggcGCTTACTTCCcaaggaacaaagaaaaaagtttgcTACTACTATGACG gtgATGTTGGAAATTATTACTATGGGCAGGGGCATCCCATGAAGCCACACCGAATTCGCATGACTCACAACCTGTTGCTCAACTATGGACTCTACAGAAAGATGGAGATATAT CGTCCACACAAAGCCAGCGGAGAAGAGATGACCAAGTATCACAGTGATGATTACATCAAATTCCTGCGTTCAATCCGGCCGGACAACATGTCAGAGTACAGCAAACAAATGCAGAGAT tTAATGTGGGAGAGGACTGTCCCGTGTTTGATGGTTTGTTTGAGTTCTGCCAGCTCTCAGGAGGGGGCTCCGTTG CTGGTGCGGTGAAGTtgaacaaacagcagacagacatcGCTATCAACTGGGCTGGAGGCCTGCATCACGCCAAGAAGTCCGAGGCCTCTGGGTTTTGCTATGTCAACGACATCGTATTGGCTATTCTGGAGCTACTGAA GTACCACCAGAGAGTTCTGTACATAGATATTGACATCCATCACGGAGACGGTGTGGAGGAGGCCTTCTACACCACCGATCGTGTCATGACAGTGTCCTTCCACAAGTATGGAGAGTACTTCCCGGGCACAGGCGACCTGAGG GACATCGGTGCTGGGAAGGGTAAATATTACGCTGTGAATTACCCACTGAGAGATGGGATTGACGATGAGTCATATGAAGCCATATTCAAACCT aTCATGGCCAAGGTTATGGAGATGTACCAACCCAGCGCAGTGGTTCTGCAGTGTGGAGCTGATTCTCTGTCAGGAGACAGGCTCGGTTGCTTTAACCTCACCATTAAAG GTCATGCCAAGTGTGTGGAGTACATGAAGAGTTTCAACCTGCCGCTGCTGATGCTGGGCGGAGGAGGCTACACCATCCGCAACGTGGCACGCTGCTGGACATACGAGACTGCTGTAGCCCTTGATACCTCCATCCCCAACG AGCTCCCATACAACGACTACTTTGAGTACTTCGGACCAGACTTCAAGCTGCACATCAGCCCCTCCAACATGACCAATCAGAACACCAACGACTACCTGGAGAAGATCAA GCAGCGCTTGTTTGAGAACTTGCGTATGTTGCCTCACGCCCCGGGAGTCCAGATGCAAGCCATCCCTGAGGACGCTGTGCAGGAGGACAGCGGAGACGAAGAGGAGGACGACCCCAACAAACGCATCTCCA TCCGCGCTCACGACAAGAGAATAGCTTGTGAGGAGGAGTTTTCCGACTCTGAGGATGAAGGCGAAGGAGGCCGCAGAAATGCAGCCAGCTTCAAGAAAGCCAAGCGAGCCAAGactgaaggagagaaagagggggaagaaaaggagaagaaaggagaggaggaaacaaaAG aagtaaaagaggaagagaaggcaccagaggaggagaaaatggaCACATCAAA ACCAAAAGAGGAGTCCAAGACACCTTGA
- the pabpc4 gene encoding polyadenylate-binding protein 4, giving the protein MNTATGSYPMASLYVGDLHPDITEAMLYEKFSPAGPVLSIRVCRDMITRRSLGYAYVNFSQPADAERALDTMNFDVVKGKPIRIMWSQRDPSLRKSGVGNVFIKNLDKSIDNKALYDTFSAFGNILSCKVVCDENGSKGYAFVHFETQDAADRAIEKMNGMLLNDRKVFVGRFKSRKEREAELGAKAKEFTNVYIKNFGDDMDDERLKTLFDKYGKTLSVKVMTDPTGKSRGFGFVSYEKHEDANKAVEDVNGTELNGKTVFVGRAQKKMERQAELKRKFELLKQERISRYQGVNLYIKNLDDTIDDEKLRKEFSPFGSITSAKVMLEEGRSKGFGFVCFSSPEEATKAVTEMNGRIVGSKPLYVALAQRKEERKAHLTNQYMQRIAGMRAMPANAIINQFQPTSGYFMPAVPQAQNRTTYYAPNQLAQMRPNPRWQQQGGRGQGGFQGIPSSLRQPGPRANLRHMSPGSGTQGPRASGQAMAPRPSMGVPGPRAMPPYKYATGVRNPNPQVVQPIPLQQAQPAVHVQGQEPLTASMLAAAPPQEQKQMLGERLFPLIQSMHANLAGKITGMLLEIDNSELLHMLESHESLRSKVEEAVAVLQAHQAKKDATQKVGSMAPTAAAATS; this is encoded by the exons ATGAACACAGCGACGGGGAGTTATCCAATGGCTTCTCTCTACGTTGGCGACCTGCACCCCGATATCACGGAGGCTATGCTGTATGAGAAATTCAGCCCCGCCGGACCGGTGCTCTCCATTCGGGTATGCCGTGACATGATCACCCGGCGTTCCCTCGGATATGCTTATGTGAACTTCTCCCAACCTGCTGACG CCGAGAGAGCCCTGGACACCATGAACTTTGATGTGGTGAAAGGAAAGCCAATCAGAATCATGTGGTCGCAAAGAGACCCCTCCCTCAGGAAGTCTGGAGTGGGCAACGTGTTCATCAAGAACCTTGACAAGTCCATTGACAACAAAGCCCTGTACGACACCTTCTCTGCCTTTGGCAACATACTCTCCTGCAAG GTGGTGTGTGATGAAAATGGCTCCAAGGGCTACGCTTTTGTCCACTTTGAGACCCAGGATGCCGCTGATCGTGCCATTGAGAAGATGAACGGCATGCTTCTGAATGACCGCAAGGT GTTTGTGGGTCGTTTCAAATCTCGCAAGGAACGGGAGGCTGAACTTGGTGCTAAAGCCAAGGAGTTTACCAACGTCTACATCAAGAACTTTGGGGACGATATGGATGATGAACGTCTGAAGACGCTTTTCGACAAATACG GTAAAACACTCAGCGTGAAGGTGATGACTGACCCCACCGGCAAATCCAGAGGCTTCGGATTTGTTAGTTACGAGAAACACGAGGACGCTAACAAG GCTGTAGAGGACGTCAATGGCACCGAACTCAATGGCAAGACTGTGTTTGTGGGCCGGGCTCAGAAGAAGATGGAGCGGCAGGCGGAGCTGAAGAGGAAATTCGAGCTGCTGAAACAAGAGAGAATCAGTCGTTACCAG GGTGTTAATCTTTACATTAAGAACCTGGACGACACCATAGACGATGAGAAGCTGCGTAAAGAGTTCTCTCCTTTCGGGTCTATTACAAGTGCTAAG GTGATGCTAGAGGAGGGTCGCTCCAAGGGCTTCGGCTTTGTCTGCTTCTCCTCTCCTGAAGAGGCCACCAAGGCCGTGACTGAGATGAACGGACGCATCGTTGGCTCTAAACCCCTCTACGTAGCTCTTGCTCAGCGCAAAGAGGAGCGCAAAGCCCACCTCACCAACCAGTACATGCAGCGTATCGCTGGCATGAGAGCCATGCCGGCTAACGCCATCATCAATCAGTTCCAGCCAACCAGTGGCTACTTCATGCCAGCTGTGCCACAG GCCCAGAACAGGACTACATACTATGCACCCAATCAGCTGGCCCAAATGCGACCCAACCCCAGGTGGCAGCAGCAAGGTGGCAGAGGTCAAG GTGGTTTCCAAGGGATTCCCAGCTCGCTGCGTCAGCCAGGACCCCGTGCCAACCTGAGGCACATGAGTCCTGGTAGCGGCACACAGGGCCCACGAG CCTCTGGCCAGGCCATGGCTCCTCGTCCCTCAATGGGAGTCCCCGGGCCCCGCGCCATGCCTCCTTACAAATATGCCACTGGTGTGCGTAACCCCAACCCCCAGGTGGTGCAGCCTATTCCCTTACAGCAG GCTCAGCCGGCTGTGCACGTTCAGGGCCAGGAGCCTCTCACAGCCTCAATGCTGGCTGCTGCGCCCCCTCAGGAGCAGAAACAGATGCTAG gTGAGCGTCTTTTCCCACTGATCCAGTCCATGCACGCCAACCTGGCAGGAAAGATCACTGGCATGCTGCTGGAGATCGAcaactct